A genomic stretch from Desulfuromonas acetoxidans DSM 684 includes:
- the rplO gene encoding 50S ribosomal protein L15 produces the protein MDLSNLSPAAGSVKNRKRIGRGPGSGTGKTAARGHKGQNARSGGGVKPGFEGGQMPLQRRLPKRGFTPLDRKVYALVNLRDLDTLEAGSVVDAEALIKAGLIKAAKDGVKILGDGELTKSLTVKAQKFSKSAVAKIEAAGGQIEEI, from the coding sequence ATGGATTTGAGTAATTTGAGTCCCGCAGCGGGATCCGTTAAAAATAGAAAGCGTATTGGCCGCGGTCCTGGCTCCGGTACCGGAAAAACAGCTGCACGTGGTCACAAAGGCCAAAATGCTCGTTCCGGTGGAGGTGTTAAGCCTGGTTTTGAAGGCGGTCAGATGCCGCTGCAGCGTCGTCTGCCAAAGCGTGGTTTCACTCCGTTGGACCGCAAAGTGTATGCACTGGTTAATTTGCGCGATCTGGACACTCTCGAAGCTGGTTCCGTCGTTGATGCAGAAGCTCTGATCAAGGCAGGTCTGATCAAGGCTGCTAAAGATGGGGTTAAAATTCTCGGCGATGGTGAGTTGACCAAGTCTCTGACAGTCAAAGCTCAGAAATTCAGCAAATCTGCAGTTGCCAAAATTGAGGCAGCTGGCGGACAGATCGAGGAAATCTAA
- the rpmD gene encoding 50S ribosomal protein L30: MANEIKVTLKKSGIGRPEYFTKVLKGLGLTKLNKTVVLKDTPEIRGMINKVGHMVVVEEA; this comes from the coding sequence ATGGCAAATGAAATTAAAGTAACGCTGAAGAAGAGTGGCATTGGCCGTCCTGAGTATTTTACTAAAGTACTCAAGGGGCTTGGCCTGACTAAACTCAATAAAACCGTTGTTTTGAAGGATACTCCTGAGATTCGTGGCATGATCAATAAGGTCGGTCACATGGTCGTTGTTGAGGAAGCCTAG
- the rpsE gene encoding 30S ribosomal protein S5, whose amino-acid sequence MIDRVIHINRCAKVVKGGRRFSFSALVVVGDGNGQVGFGHGKAKEVPEAIRKGVEKAKKNMIQVPLDDRTIPFDVLGNFGAGSVLLKPASKGTGVIAGGPARAVLEAAGVGDILSKCLGSNNPHNVVKATMDALKQLKSADEIKARRGLTA is encoded by the coding sequence ATGATTGATCGTGTGATTCACATCAATCGTTGTGCCAAAGTAGTCAAGGGTGGACGGCGTTTTAGTTTTTCCGCACTTGTTGTTGTTGGCGACGGTAATGGCCAGGTAGGTTTCGGCCATGGCAAAGCAAAAGAAGTTCCCGAAGCAATTCGCAAAGGGGTTGAGAAGGCCAAGAAGAACATGATTCAGGTTCCCTTGGACGATCGGACCATCCCTTTTGATGTTTTGGGCAATTTTGGTGCTGGAAGCGTGTTGTTGAAACCTGCTTCGAAAGGTACCGGTGTTATCGCCGGTGGACCGGCTCGTGCCGTGCTTGAAGCTGCTGGTGTAGGTGATATTCTGTCCAAATGCCTGGGCTCGAATAACCCTCATAATGTTGTTAAAGCAACGATGGATGCTCTGAAGCAACTGAAAAGTGCAGACGAGATTAAAGCCCGTCGTGGCCTGACAGCATAA
- the rplR gene encoding 50S ribosomal protein L18, with protein sequence MAGVISRAQSRKRRQARVRRKVVGTAARPRLCVFRSAKHIYAQIIEDTTGTSLVSVSSQNQSVADGLNYTGNVAAAKAVGEAIAKMALEKDIKEVVFDRNGYVYHGRVKALADSAREAGLVF encoded by the coding sequence GTGGCTGGCGTAATTTCAAGAGCACAATCGAGAAAAAGACGGCAAGCACGTGTGCGTCGTAAAGTGGTTGGTACCGCTGCACGTCCCCGGCTGTGCGTTTTTCGTAGTGCAAAACACATTTATGCACAAATCATCGAAGATACAACAGGTACTTCACTGGTGTCGGTATCGTCTCAGAATCAATCTGTTGCAGATGGTCTGAATTATACTGGTAATGTTGCGGCAGCAAAAGCTGTCGGCGAAGCGATTGCAAAAATGGCTCTCGAAAAAGATATTAAAGAGGTTGTTTTTGATCGCAATGGTTATGTCTATCACGGCCGTGTAAAGGCCCTGGCTGATTCAGCTCGTGAAGCCGGCCTGGTGTTTTAA